Proteins encoded together in one Cervus canadensis isolate Bull #8, Minnesota chromosome 7, ASM1932006v1, whole genome shotgun sequence window:
- the SLC51A gene encoding organic solute transporter subunit alpha, translating into MEPGRTQIRLDPRYTADLLEILKTNYSVPSACFSYPPTAAQLLRALGPMEISLMVIMTLFVLGSIAIFLEAAVYVYKNTRCPIKRKTLLWCSSSPTATRWGSSFRVVSSVSVSGEEQSP; encoded by the exons ATGGAGCCAGGCAGGACTCAGATAAGGCTCGATCCCAG GTACACGGCAGATCTTCTGGAGATTCTGAAAACCAATTACAGCGTTCCCTCTGCCTGCTTCTCTTACCCTCCCACTGCAGCCCAGCTTCTGAGAG CATTGGGCCCTATGGAAATTTCCCTCATGGTCATCATGACCCTGTTTGTCCTGGGCTCAATAGCCATCTTCCTGGAGGCTGCTGTCTACGTGTACAAGAACACTCGCTGCCCTATCAAGAGGAAGACCCTGCTCTGGTGCAGCTCTTCACCCACG GCCACAAGATGGGGTTCCTCTTTCCGTGTGGTGAGCTCTGTGTCTGTTTCGGGTGAAGAACAAAGCCCTTGA